A genomic segment from Neobacillus sp. YX16 encodes:
- a CDS encoding nitrate reductase, producing MTELLLKYFRSKQQEVKSEKRYDTQCPFCSMQCKMQLLEQSIVTRKKYVTIGKNNPTSEGRLCMKGMNAHQHSFHHERLKYPLLKKSGEFVRVSWEEALEHIKNNFTRIQEEDGLNALAVYGSASITNEEAYLLGKFARVALKTRYIDYNGRLCMSAAASAASQTFGMDRGFTNSLQEIPFTRCIILAGTNIAECQPTIMPYFEKAKENGAYIIAIDPRETATTKMADLHLKIKPGTDAALANGLLKVIIDENYIDHTFIHERVKGFEDVQQHLSSTNLLEIEEITGVPIEQIQKAARRFGKEETGMIFTARGVEQHTDGSIAVRNFLNILVSTGKIGKQNCGFGAITGQGNGQGAREHGQKTDQLPGYRSIENEEHRAYIASVWGVEKDEIPRKGVSAFEMMEKINDGEITGMFLMCSNPVVSNPNAQFVKKALQKLKFLVAVDLFVSETAKLADVILPASSYLEDEGTMTNVEGRVTLREASYPCPGEVKHDWQIICEVARVLGKGEYFNFSSAEEIFNELRVASRGGKADYYGITYNRLRKEEGILWPCPNLEHKGATRLFETSFSHTDGRAEMVAVPNRPDPAKEQLSEEYPLYLTTGRVMAHYLTGVQTRKSPALAARNVESFVEIHPITAKKYGIEDCSLVRIESKRGSIVVRSKWCETIRQDTVFVPFHWADSQNVNLLVSKDLDPICKMPGFKLSAVKVKAIMDSFAH from the coding sequence TTGACGGAATTGTTATTGAAGTATTTCCGCTCAAAGCAGCAGGAAGTGAAGTCAGAAAAAAGATATGATACACAATGTCCATTTTGCAGTATGCAATGTAAGATGCAGTTGCTAGAACAATCCATTGTCACCAGAAAAAAATATGTAACGATTGGAAAAAACAACCCTACTTCCGAGGGCCGATTGTGTATGAAGGGGATGAATGCCCATCAACATAGCTTTCATCACGAACGGTTGAAATATCCATTGCTTAAAAAAAGTGGAGAATTTGTCCGCGTTAGCTGGGAAGAGGCATTGGAACATATTAAGAATAACTTTACTAGAATTCAAGAGGAAGATGGGCTAAATGCCTTAGCTGTTTATGGGAGTGCGTCCATTACAAATGAAGAAGCTTATTTACTTGGGAAATTTGCTCGGGTTGCCTTGAAAACGAGATATATTGATTATAATGGCAGATTATGCATGTCAGCAGCGGCTTCTGCAGCCTCTCAAACGTTTGGAATGGATAGAGGATTTACCAATAGCCTGCAGGAAATTCCATTTACTCGATGTATTATTCTTGCGGGGACGAATATCGCCGAATGTCAGCCTACAATCATGCCATATTTTGAGAAAGCAAAGGAAAATGGTGCTTATATTATTGCGATTGATCCACGCGAAACAGCGACCACGAAAATGGCAGACTTGCATTTAAAAATCAAACCTGGAACAGATGCAGCCTTAGCGAACGGATTATTAAAGGTGATTATAGATGAAAACTATATCGATCATACCTTTATTCATGAACGGGTCAAAGGTTTTGAGGATGTCCAACAACATCTCTCATCTACGAATTTGCTAGAAATTGAGGAAATAACAGGTGTTCCTATAGAGCAAATTCAAAAAGCAGCTCGTAGGTTTGGAAAAGAAGAAACTGGAATGATATTTACTGCAAGAGGGGTGGAACAGCATACGGACGGATCTATAGCTGTTCGTAATTTCCTGAATATTCTTGTTTCAACGGGTAAAATTGGCAAGCAGAATTGTGGTTTTGGAGCAATTACAGGACAGGGAAATGGTCAGGGTGCAAGAGAACACGGACAAAAAACAGACCAACTGCCAGGATATCGGTCGATTGAAAATGAAGAACACCGCGCTTACATTGCGAGCGTTTGGGGCGTGGAAAAGGACGAAATACCTAGAAAAGGTGTTTCTGCATTTGAAATGATGGAAAAAATCAATGATGGTGAGATTACTGGCATGTTTTTAATGTGCTCGAACCCGGTTGTTTCCAATCCGAACGCACAATTTGTAAAAAAAGCATTACAAAAATTGAAATTTTTAGTAGCGGTAGATCTGTTTGTGTCAGAGACTGCGAAATTAGCAGATGTCATTTTACCAGCTTCCTCATATTTAGAGGATGAAGGAACGATGACGAATGTGGAAGGAAGGGTGACTTTAAGGGAAGCAAGCTATCCTTGTCCGGGAGAAGTGAAACATGATTGGCAAATTATATGCGAGGTAGCTCGCGTGCTTGGAAAAGGAGAATACTTTAACTTTTCGTCTGCAGAAGAAATCTTTAATGAATTACGGGTGGCGAGCCGTGGAGGAAAAGCGGATTATTATGGCATCACCTATAATCGTCTGCGGAAGGAAGAAGGTATCCTTTGGCCATGCCCTAACCTTGAGCATAAAGGGGCAACTCGTTTGTTTGAAACTTCGTTTTCCCACACTGATGGCAGAGCAGAGATGGTGGCAGTTCCAAACCGTCCAGACCCAGCTAAGGAACAGTTGAGTGAGGAGTATCCCCTCTATTTAACAACAGGAAGAGTGATGGCGCACTATCTAACAGGCGTACAAACGAGAAAAAGTCCTGCATTGGCTGCTAGAAATGTAGAATCCTTTGTAGAAATTCACCCGATAACTGCTAAAAAATACGGTATTGAAGATTGTTCCCTAGTGAGGATAGAATCCAAACGAGGTAGTATTGTTGTCAGGAGTAAATGGTGTGAAACCATTCGTCAAGATACAGTATTTGTTCCTTTTCATTGGGCCGACTCACAAAATGTGAATCTATTAGTTTCAAAAGACCTGGATCCTATATGCAAAATGCCAGGATTTAAATTAAGTGCTGTAAAAGTAAAGGCAATTATGGATTCATTCGCTCATTAA
- a CDS encoding M15 family metallopeptidase, whose amino-acid sequence MKRIKWLLFLIVLGISTILIFKDNETTPSKATGIEQEKVVPLPTELHPIVKERSDQLVQQAAKKGIVVLVTDGFRSTEEQNTIYEQGRTAEGNIVTNAKGGESYHNYGLAIDFALETPSGDVIWDRQYDRNENGKSDWSEVVQIAKSLGFEWGGDWKNFKDYPHLQMDFGLTIADLQDGQRPDELSNVADTQ is encoded by the coding sequence ATGAAAAGGATTAAATGGTTACTTTTTCTAATTGTTCTAGGGATTAGTACTATTTTGATATTTAAAGACAACGAAACCACACCGTCTAAAGCAACAGGCATTGAACAAGAGAAAGTTGTACCTTTACCAACCGAACTCCATCCCATAGTAAAGGAACGAAGCGACCAATTAGTCCAACAAGCAGCAAAAAAAGGAATTGTCGTTTTGGTTACTGACGGTTTCCGCAGTACAGAGGAGCAGAATACCATTTATGAACAAGGAAGAACAGCAGAGGGAAATATTGTTACGAATGCAAAAGGTGGAGAATCCTATCATAATTATGGGCTTGCGATTGATTTTGCACTTGAAACTCCTTCAGGAGATGTCATTTGGGATCGTCAATATGATCGAAATGAAAATGGAAAGTCCGATTGGTCCGAGGTAGTGCAAATCGCAAAGTCATTGGGGTTTGAGTGGGGCGGAGATTGGAAAAATTTTAAAGATTATCCACATCTCCAAATGGATTTTGGACTGACAATTGCCGATTTACAAGATGGGCAAAGACCCGATGAATTATCTAACGTGGCGGATACCCAGTGA
- the gltD gene encoding glutamate synthase small subunit, whose amino-acid sequence MGKPTGFMEYSREKVGERNPLTRQNDWKEYTVPFSDEKLRTQGARCMDCSIPFCHTGMEIQGATSGCPIHNLIPEWNDLVYRGRWKEALDRLLKTNNFPEFTGRVCPAPCEGSCTLAISDPAVTIKNIEQAIIDKGFENGWITPRIPRSRTGKKVAIIGSGPAGLAAADQLNQAGHSVTVYERANRPGGLLMYGIPNMKLEKEVVERRVRLLTQEGIDFVTNTEVGKDITAAELQAQFDAVILCTGAQRQRDLVIEGREAKGIHFAMDYLTLATKSLLDSNFEDGQFIDVEDKDVIVIGGGDTGADCVATALRQKAKSVVQFGKHPQLPGQRTSANLWPAYPNVFTMDYAYKEAEAKFGDDPRQYSIQTKKIVADENGNLKELHTIQMEKLKDEEGRYYFKEIPGTEKVWPAQFVFIAIGFEGTEQPLLSQFGVKAVNQRVSAKYGEFTTNVEGVFAAGDARRGQSLIVWAINEGREVAAEVHKYLM is encoded by the coding sequence ATGGGGAAACCAACTGGGTTTATGGAATATTCCCGCGAAAAAGTGGGAGAAAGAAATCCGCTAACACGCCAAAACGATTGGAAAGAGTATACAGTTCCTTTTTCTGATGAAAAGTTACGTACACAGGGGGCGCGGTGCATGGATTGCTCCATCCCCTTCTGCCATACCGGAATGGAGATTCAAGGAGCAACATCTGGCTGTCCGATTCACAACCTGATCCCAGAGTGGAATGATCTAGTCTATCGCGGTCGTTGGAAAGAAGCGCTTGATCGGCTGTTGAAGACAAATAATTTTCCTGAGTTTACAGGAAGGGTTTGTCCGGCTCCATGTGAAGGTTCATGTACATTGGCGATTTCCGACCCAGCGGTTACAATCAAGAATATTGAACAAGCCATCATTGATAAAGGCTTTGAAAACGGATGGATTACACCAAGGATTCCAAGGTCACGGACTGGTAAGAAAGTGGCGATTATCGGTTCAGGTCCTGCTGGTTTGGCAGCAGCTGATCAGCTTAATCAAGCAGGCCACTCCGTAACGGTTTATGAGCGTGCCAACCGTCCAGGTGGATTGCTGATGTATGGAATTCCGAACATGAAGCTTGAAAAAGAAGTAGTAGAACGCCGGGTTCGTTTATTGACACAGGAAGGTATTGACTTTGTTACGAATACAGAAGTGGGTAAAGATATCACAGCTGCAGAACTACAAGCACAGTTCGATGCGGTCATCCTTTGTACAGGTGCTCAAAGGCAGCGGGACTTAGTGATTGAAGGTCGTGAAGCTAAGGGAATTCACTTTGCGATGGATTATTTAACTCTAGCGACAAAAAGTCTATTAGACTCGAACTTTGAGGATGGTCAATTTATCGATGTAGAGGATAAAGACGTCATCGTTATCGGCGGTGGAGACACAGGTGCCGACTGTGTGGCAACAGCGCTTCGTCAAAAAGCCAAGAGTGTTGTGCAGTTTGGCAAGCACCCGCAATTACCTGGTCAACGTACATCAGCTAATTTATGGCCAGCTTATCCTAACGTCTTTACTATGGATTATGCATATAAGGAAGCAGAAGCCAAATTTGGCGATGATCCACGTCAATACTCGATTCAAACAAAGAAAATCGTTGCCGATGAGAATGGGAATCTTAAAGAACTTCACACCATCCAAATGGAGAAGCTAAAGGATGAAGAAGGTCGTTATTATTTTAAAGAAATCCCAGGCACGGAAAAAGTATGGCCAGCTCAATTCGTATTTATTGCAATCGGCTTTGAAGGTACGGAACAGCCTCTATTAAGCCAATTCGGTGTAAAGGCAGTCAACCAAAGGGTTTCTGCTAAATACGGGGAGTTTACAACCAACGTAGAAGGAGTATTCGCTGCAGGCGATGCTAGAAGAGGCCAAAGCCTCATCGTTTGGGCGATCAACGAAGGCCGGGAAGTGGCAGCGGAAGTTCACAAATATTTGATGTAA
- the nirB gene encoding nitrite reductase large subunit NirB produces the protein MGKKRLVLVGNGMAGVRCIEEILKLDPLGFEITIFGSEPHVNYNRILLSSILQGGTSFGDITVHDREWYGRHHINLYTGETVIEIDKHLQVIKTDQHQIVPYDYLIIATGSVPFSLPIPGADKLGVVTFRTIEDCQKMIEISKKNKKAVVIGGGVLGLEAAKGLLNLGMNVSVVHIGSYLMERQLDETAARMLQEELESQGMKFLFQKETKEIVGDIGAKGVTFKDGTEVEANLVVMAAGVRPNVQLAKKTGIETNRAILVNDYMETSIPNIYAVGECVEHRGMVYGLVQPLYEQGKTLAKRICGIEGQGYEGSVLSTQLKISGIDLFSVGVIHDNESSNQSIKIYDEVQGIYKKVVFQDHRIIGAVLFGDTKERTKLLDMILKYQDVSDLEKVSLFPQAKDDGFPIASIPASKIICNCNSVTKGTIQEAIQREGLNTVEEIKKCTKASSSCGGCKPLVADLLSYIQNHEVEKVIEEKSCLCSCTTLNDDEVVQEMQRQGLTTIQEVMEVLDWKNSEGCSICRPAINYYLGMINPEYESKQQALFINEKMNAVIQSDGNYTLIPQMYGGITNPEQLRKIAQAAEKYHINDVAITSDQRIHLLGVKKEDLSDVWAELNMPLSSPQANGVQNITTCIGEHICSCDKKPSIELAVSLEKQLEFLTTPYRIKMGISSCLHNGAGSTTKDVGAIGVDRGWEIYIGGSSERHGRSGELLCVAATSEEAMELIIGFVQYYRETANYLERTWGWVERVGLVHVREVLFDDELRQHLLEHLAEEIALRKNLVEKSLL, from the coding sequence ATGGGTAAAAAAAGGCTGGTATTAGTTGGTAACGGAATGGCAGGTGTCCGTTGTATAGAGGAAATTTTAAAACTCGATCCTTTAGGTTTTGAGATTACTATTTTTGGAAGTGAACCCCACGTAAATTATAACCGTATTCTTTTATCCTCCATTTTACAGGGCGGCACTTCTTTTGGAGATATCACGGTGCATGATCGTGAATGGTATGGGCGTCATCATATAAATTTGTATACGGGAGAAACGGTAATCGAAATTGATAAACATTTACAGGTTATCAAGACGGATCAACACCAAATCGTTCCTTATGATTATCTGATTATCGCTACTGGCTCTGTTCCATTTTCACTTCCGATTCCAGGTGCCGATAAACTGGGAGTGGTTACCTTCAGAACCATTGAAGATTGTCAGAAAATGATAGAGATTTCTAAAAAAAATAAAAAAGCAGTGGTGATTGGTGGAGGGGTATTGGGGTTAGAAGCAGCAAAGGGTCTGCTTAATCTTGGGATGAACGTGTCTGTCGTTCATATTGGCAGTTATTTAATGGAAAGGCAGTTAGATGAAACTGCTGCAAGAATGCTTCAAGAAGAACTGGAAAGTCAAGGAATGAAATTCCTATTCCAAAAAGAGACGAAGGAAATCGTTGGAGATATTGGTGCGAAAGGTGTCACTTTTAAAGATGGAACAGAAGTTGAGGCAAATTTGGTTGTGATGGCTGCAGGTGTCAGACCGAATGTTCAACTCGCAAAAAAGACTGGAATTGAAACAAACCGTGCAATTCTAGTCAATGATTATATGGAGACGAGTATACCGAACATTTACGCTGTGGGAGAATGTGTTGAGCATCGAGGAATGGTATATGGCTTGGTACAGCCTCTTTATGAACAAGGTAAAACCTTAGCAAAACGGATTTGTGGTATAGAAGGTCAAGGGTATGAAGGAAGTGTTCTCTCCACGCAGCTGAAAATTTCCGGTATAGACCTGTTTTCAGTAGGAGTCATTCATGATAATGAGTCTTCAAACCAATCAATAAAGATTTATGATGAAGTTCAAGGAATTTATAAAAAAGTAGTTTTTCAGGATCATAGGATTATCGGGGCAGTGTTGTTTGGTGATACAAAAGAACGAACGAAACTGCTCGATATGATTCTTAAATATCAGGATGTGTCCGATTTAGAAAAGGTTTCACTATTTCCACAGGCGAAGGACGATGGATTTCCTATTGCTTCCATTCCAGCTAGTAAGATTATTTGTAATTGCAATAGTGTGACGAAAGGGACTATTCAGGAGGCTATCCAACGAGAAGGGTTAAATACTGTTGAAGAAATCAAAAAATGTACGAAAGCTTCAAGCTCCTGCGGAGGATGTAAACCACTCGTGGCCGACCTGTTGTCCTATATACAAAATCATGAAGTTGAAAAAGTCATAGAAGAAAAGTCGTGTCTGTGTTCTTGTACAACATTAAATGATGATGAAGTGGTTCAGGAGATGCAGAGGCAAGGTTTAACAACTATACAGGAAGTCATGGAAGTCTTAGATTGGAAAAATAGCGAAGGCTGTTCGATTTGCCGTCCAGCCATTAACTATTATTTAGGAATGATCAATCCAGAGTATGAGAGTAAACAACAAGCTCTTTTTATCAACGAAAAAATGAATGCAGTGATTCAATCCGATGGGAACTATACTCTTATCCCACAAATGTATGGCGGTATCACCAATCCAGAGCAATTAAGAAAAATTGCTCAAGCAGCTGAAAAATATCATATAAATGATGTGGCAATCACGAGTGATCAAAGAATTCATTTACTTGGTGTTAAAAAAGAAGATTTGTCCGATGTATGGGCAGAATTGAACATGCCCTTAAGTTCGCCGCAAGCGAATGGTGTCCAAAATATTACAACATGTATTGGTGAACATATTTGTTCATGCGATAAAAAACCATCTATTGAGCTTGCAGTAAGCCTCGAAAAGCAATTAGAATTCCTCACTACCCCTTACCGGATCAAAATGGGCATATCCTCTTGCTTGCATAATGGTGCAGGTTCGACCACAAAAGATGTTGGCGCCATTGGGGTTGACCGGGGCTGGGAAATTTATATCGGCGGAAGCAGCGAGCGGCATGGTCGCTCAGGTGAGTTATTGTGTGTTGCTGCCACCTCTGAGGAAGCGATGGAGTTAATCATAGGTTTTGTTCAATATTATCGTGAGACAGCTAATTACTTGGAGCGAACATGGGGATGGGTAGAAAGAGTCGGCTTGGTTCATGTAAGGGAAGTTTTATTTGATGATGAACTTCGCCAGCACCTGCTCGAGCATTTGGCAGAGGAGATTGCTTTACGCAAGAATTTAGTAGAGAAAAGCCTCTTATAA
- a CDS encoding nitrate/nitrite transporter: MKLADLKKAGHAPSLVASFLYFDISFMIWVMLGALGVYITNDFNLSPSERGLIVAVPILSGSFFRLILGFLTDRIGPKKTAISGMTVTIIPLIWGWLYGQTVTELFMIGILLGVAGASFAAAIPMASRWYPPHLQGLAMGIAGAGNSGTLLATLFGPRLAESIGWHNVIGLALIPLLIVMVLYVVMAKDAPSQPKAKPMKEYFQVFKQKDTLYFCLLYSVTFGGFVGLSSFLSIFFVDQYALTKVRAGDFVTLCVAAGSFFRPVGGYIADKIGGVRLLTFLFIGVGITMFSISQLPALPFAIAGLFIGMLCLGMGNGAVFQLVPQRFQEEIGVITGIVGAAGGVGGFFVPNILGSLKQMTGTYATGFYILAGVGLCALFVLVIAQLSWRKKLESNRASI; this comes from the coding sequence ATGAAACTAGCAGATTTAAAAAAGGCGGGTCATGCACCATCATTGGTCGCCTCATTTCTTTACTTTGATATCAGTTTCATGATTTGGGTTATGTTGGGGGCATTAGGGGTTTATATCACAAATGATTTCAATCTCTCTCCTTCAGAGAGAGGTTTAATAGTTGCTGTTCCCATCTTAAGCGGTTCTTTTTTTCGATTGATTCTTGGTTTCTTAACAGATCGAATTGGTCCTAAAAAAACAGCCATCAGTGGGATGACTGTGACAATCATTCCACTCATATGGGGATGGTTATACGGTCAAACCGTTACAGAGCTTTTCATGATTGGAATACTTCTCGGAGTAGCAGGTGCAAGCTTTGCGGCGGCCATTCCAATGGCGAGCCGGTGGTACCCGCCGCATTTACAGGGATTAGCTATGGGTATTGCAGGTGCGGGGAACAGCGGTACGCTATTGGCTACTTTATTTGGACCACGGTTGGCCGAAAGTATCGGCTGGCATAATGTAATCGGGCTTGCTCTTATTCCCCTTCTCATCGTTATGGTTTTATACGTTGTAATGGCCAAAGATGCCCCGTCCCAGCCGAAAGCAAAACCGATGAAAGAATACTTTCAGGTTTTTAAACAAAAAGATACCTTATATTTTTGCCTGCTTTATAGCGTTACCTTCGGCGGTTTTGTCGGACTATCAAGCTTTTTAAGTATCTTTTTTGTAGATCAATATGCGTTAACAAAGGTACGTGCTGGTGATTTCGTTACTTTGTGTGTCGCAGCGGGAAGTTTTTTCCGACCAGTCGGCGGATACATCGCAGATAAAATCGGTGGGGTTCGATTATTAACTTTCTTATTTATTGGAGTTGGAATCACTATGTTCAGCATAAGCCAGCTTCCTGCCCTGCCATTTGCTATTGCAGGATTGTTTATTGGGATGCTTTGTCTTGGAATGGGGAATGGTGCGGTATTCCAATTGGTTCCTCAGCGATTCCAAGAGGAAATTGGTGTAATAACAGGTATTGTCGGAGCTGCCGGTGGCGTGGGAGGATTCTTTGTTCCTAACATACTTGGATCACTTAAACAAATGACAGGAACGTATGCTACTGGATTTTACATTTTGGCCGGGGTTGGATTATGTGCTCTTTTCGTCTTAGTCATCGCGCAATTATCTTGGAGGAAGAAGCTGGAATCAAATCGTGCATCCATTTAA
- a CDS encoding C39 family peptidase: protein MKLKVLILILAMGILIGVNYAEAQKSDSEPTTEISDEIEETNLEEQTTISDTNSNVLSTDNTVPSTDQAQIVSQVQDGKIVDVPHIQQMPELPRGCEVTSLAMLLQYASVSVDKMTLASEITTIPFRDSNGLRGNPNDGFVGDIYSFDNPGYGVYHAPIAALAETYLPGRIIDLTGGSIESVYNMIDNGSPVWVITNSRFSQLPESEFTTWQTSSGEIQITYREHSVLVVGYDENNVYINDPLADQPYTAVSRDSFEDSWIQMGKQAISYQ, encoded by the coding sequence TTGAAATTAAAAGTACTAATCCTAATACTTGCCATGGGAATACTTATAGGAGTTAATTATGCGGAAGCACAAAAATCAGATTCTGAGCCTACTACTGAAATTAGTGATGAAATAGAAGAAACAAATCTAGAAGAACAGACTACAATATCTGATACGAATTCGAATGTATTATCCACTGATAATACAGTTCCGAGTACTGATCAGGCTCAAATTGTGAGTCAGGTCCAGGATGGGAAAATAGTTGATGTTCCCCATATCCAGCAAATGCCTGAATTACCACGAGGTTGTGAAGTTACTAGTCTAGCGATGCTCCTTCAATATGCAAGTGTTTCTGTAGACAAAATGACGCTTGCAAGCGAAATAACCACCATTCCTTTCCGTGATTCAAATGGATTAAGAGGTAATCCAAACGATGGATTTGTAGGGGATATTTATTCATTTGATAATCCAGGATATGGCGTTTACCATGCCCCAATCGCAGCTTTAGCAGAAACTTATTTACCAGGTAGAATAATAGATTTAACAGGTGGTAGTATTGAATCTGTTTATAATATGATAGACAATGGTTCTCCTGTTTGGGTCATTACAAATTCAAGATTTTCTCAGCTGCCGGAAAGTGAATTTACCACATGGCAAACATCCTCCGGGGAAATTCAAATTACCTATAGGGAGCACAGTGTATTAGTAGTAGGCTATGACGAAAATAATGTGTATATAAATGATCCATTAGCAGACCAACCATATACAGCCGTTTCAAGAGATAGTTTTGAAGATTCATGGATTCAAATGGGAAAACAAGCTATTAGTTATCAGTAA
- a CDS encoding Wadjet anti-phage system protein JetD domain-containing protein: MSTIDIIETRVRGFIEDIQHPKQKKKININDLELQLRKLMEDYFEMDGYSLFYHAIQALEAEEQLTPIKNNQYNSRTPALALYYWVNNKVQENKWDRLEMMKLGDQFDFSYYERHPEWQTIDEWDRIQNLYTFLQTSQEREVVSVEERSLELFGHEKFLLDGDSFPDSKGFLARIGVSEEQLKMVNYGEPFVFWMKQGKEIKDIQRVLIVENLSFFHTSIKLLEENQLDYEPELIIYGEGTKIERSFSFFFRMFPPNTYLFYYAGDLDAAGYGIISRLIEKYPDCCIQPALKIYRKMLECIAQRNDQKQGQTQNIKYRDVFFQWFTEEEQSLLQQLWQENKRIPQEVLTIETWRRWQ; this comes from the coding sequence GTGAGTACGATCGACATCATTGAAACACGGGTGAGAGGTTTTATTGAGGATATCCAACACCCTAAACAAAAAAAGAAGATAAATATTAACGATTTGGAACTTCAGTTGCGTAAGCTTATGGAGGATTATTTTGAGATGGACGGTTATTCGTTGTTTTATCATGCCATTCAAGCCTTGGAAGCTGAGGAACAACTAACCCCTATTAAAAATAATCAATATAATAGTAGAACCCCAGCACTTGCCTTGTATTACTGGGTTAATAATAAAGTTCAGGAAAACAAATGGGATCGTCTCGAGATGATGAAATTAGGTGATCAGTTTGATTTTTCCTATTATGAACGGCATCCCGAATGGCAGACAATAGACGAATGGGATCGCATTCAGAATCTATATACATTTCTGCAAACTAGCCAGGAACGTGAAGTCGTGTCAGTCGAGGAAAGAAGTCTAGAGCTCTTTGGTCATGAAAAATTCTTACTCGATGGTGATAGCTTTCCTGACAGTAAGGGATTTTTAGCTAGAATTGGAGTTTCAGAAGAGCAGCTGAAAATGGTGAACTACGGGGAGCCGTTTGTATTTTGGATGAAACAAGGGAAAGAGATAAAAGATATTCAGCGGGTATTGATTGTTGAGAACCTATCATTCTTTCATACTTCCATTAAGTTACTGGAAGAAAATCAACTTGACTATGAACCTGAACTGATAATCTATGGTGAAGGAACGAAAATTGAACGAAGCTTTTCCTTTTTCTTCCGAATGTTTCCACCGAACACCTATCTTTTCTATTACGCAGGAGATCTTGATGCAGCGGGATATGGGATCATTAGTAGACTAATAGAAAAATACCCGGATTGCTGTATTCAGCCTGCATTAAAAATCTATCGTAAAATGCTAGAGTGCATAGCTCAAAGAAATGACCAAAAACAAGGTCAAACACAAAACATTAAATACCGTGATGTATTCTTTCAATGGTTTACGGAAGAAGAGCAATCACTATTACAACAATTATGGCAGGAAAATAAACGAATCCCGCAAGAAGTCTTAACAATTGAAACATGGAGGCGATGGCAGTGA
- a CDS encoding DUF6063 family protein, producing MMNAESIKKASAVYFTLLKDKVIDENSEHFQTYFDPEVRQTVLLLADESGTYIIEAPKRIHLVVQPTGSVFATNFTHLKDKHKQVETKKHFHLISIVIMSFLAAIDRNQAAKIRTKREGISYYALERQVNDLISKWESILKTQPTFGEEERIDMKEVVTTWKYMEVDSDDFGTKKGNRRTRIGLIAGAMRLLETEGLIVILDRDDIAKVIPKSELFERIEYLYHDYDRYELIKKLMTAEEDEHAENPSN from the coding sequence ATGATGAATGCAGAAAGTATTAAAAAGGCATCCGCTGTCTATTTTACTCTATTAAAAGATAAAGTAATCGACGAAAATAGTGAACACTTCCAGACATATTTTGATCCGGAAGTGAGGCAGACGGTTCTTTTATTAGCAGACGAATCCGGTACATATATCATTGAGGCACCTAAACGTATACATTTAGTTGTTCAGCCAACCGGCTCCGTCTTTGCAACGAATTTTACCCATTTGAAAGATAAGCATAAGCAAGTGGAAACAAAGAAACACTTTCATCTTATTAGCATTGTCATTATGTCTTTTTTAGCAGCCATCGATCGCAATCAGGCTGCGAAAATCCGCACGAAGCGAGAGGGGATTAGCTACTACGCACTAGAGCGGCAAGTCAATGATTTAATCAGTAAATGGGAGAGCATTCTCAAAACTCAACCGACCTTCGGGGAAGAAGAACGAATTGATATGAAGGAGGTTGTGACCACATGGAAATACATGGAGGTCGATAGTGACGATTTTGGTACTAAAAAAGGAAATCGCCGAACCCGTATCGGTTTAATTGCTGGGGCTATGCGCTTATTAGAGACAGAGGGGCTGATCGTCATTCTTGATCGGGACGATATAGCAAAGGTGATTCCTAAGAGTGAGCTTTTTGAGCGAATTGAATATTTGTATCACGATTATGATCGTTATGAACTAATTAAAAAGTTAATGACTGCGGAGGAGGATGAGCATGCCGAAAATCCATCGAATTAG